From a region of the Zingiber officinale cultivar Zhangliang chromosome 10B, Zo_v1.1, whole genome shotgun sequence genome:
- the LOC122028723 gene encoding GPI-anchored protein LLG1-like, with the protein MDLVPNITLLAVLLLLVSVPMAGSTFISDNVLKSRGSAGRSLLQAQSSCPIDFENLNYTIITSMCKGPQYPANFCCTAFKEFACPYADQLNDASNDCATTMFSYINLYGKYPPGLFASECREGNQGLACDALPPGSESADASFAMTVQRSTSLVLLFSGLITFLCW; encoded by the exons ATGGATTTGGTTCCCAATATTACCTTGCTCGCCGTTCTCCTCCTCCTTGTATCGGTGCCGATGGCCGGTTCTACCTTCATCTCAG ATAATGTGCTCAAGTCGCGTGGATCTGCTGGAAGGAGTTTGCTTCAGGCTCAATCGA GTTGCCCTATCGACTTTGAAAACTTGAACTACACGATCATCACCAGCATGTGCAAGGGTCCACAATACCCTGCTAATTTCTGCTGTACTGCTTTCAAGGAATTTGCATGCCCTTATGCAGATCAGTTGAATGATGCCTCAAATGACTGCGCCACGACCATGTTCAGTTACATTAACCTCTATGGAAAGTATCCTCCAGGCCTCTTTGCCAGTGAATGCCGTGAAGGCAACCAAGGCCTCGCTTGTGATGCTCTTCCCCCAGGTTCAGAGAGTGCCGATGCAAGCTTTGCCATGACAGTTCAACGCTCCACCTCCCTTGTACTGCTTTTTTCTGGACTTATAACATTCCTTTGTTGGTGA